The proteins below come from a single Carnobacterium divergens DSM 20623 genomic window:
- a CDS encoding LysR family transcriptional regulator gives MFKFLETYKVVYEELNFTVAAEKLFISQPTVSTQIHKLEEIVGAPLFVRNGRTEMSPTESGKLFYIQCKEMLELWEDSIHEVQSLKGILRTTCKIGASHTIAVHYLPAILKDIQEQFPLVDFEVYLSNSEDVLKKVETRMWDFGFIEAALTTTELERVPFLKDELVVAGKKEETLWLVREKGSGIHHFTMDYFDTYNIQPQQKMIIESNEMIIKLLEKGIGKTLISKQAVGNIPFESLKEPLERELYLIKPKQQNKVLQQVVEAFFNALNK, from the coding sequence ATGTTCAAATTTTTAGAGACCTATAAAGTTGTTTATGAAGAACTAAATTTTACCGTTGCAGCTGAGAAGCTGTTTATTTCCCAACCTACTGTTTCCACTCAAATTCACAAACTAGAAGAGATAGTTGGAGCGCCGCTCTTTGTTCGCAATGGTCGAACAGAAATGAGCCCAACTGAAAGTGGCAAATTATTTTATATTCAATGTAAGGAAATGCTGGAACTGTGGGAAGATTCGATTCACGAAGTCCAGTCTTTAAAAGGTATTTTACGAACGACGTGTAAAATTGGCGCTTCTCATACGATTGCTGTTCATTATTTGCCAGCGATTTTAAAGGATATTCAAGAACAATTTCCATTAGTTGATTTTGAAGTCTATCTAAGCAATTCAGAGGATGTTTTAAAAAAAGTTGAAACACGAATGTGGGATTTTGGTTTTATTGAAGCCGCTCTTACCACAACGGAATTAGAGCGAGTTCCTTTTCTAAAAGATGAATTAGTAGTAGCTGGTAAAAAAGAGGAGACCTTGTGGCTCGTTAGAGAAAAAGGATCTGGCATCCATCATTTTACGATGGATTATTTCGACACATACAATATTCAGCCACAACAAAAAATGATTATTGAAAGCAACGAAATGATCATAAAATTATTAGAAAAAGGCATTGGGAAAACACTCATATCTAAGCAAGCAGTAGGAAATATTCCCTTTGAATCCCTCAAAGAACCGTTAGAAAGGGAGCTGTATTTAATCAAACCCAAACAACAAAATAAAGTCCTTCAACAAGTAGTAGAGGCATTTTTTAACGCATTAAATAAATAA
- a CDS encoding GNAT family N-acetyltransferase gives MEIREMQQQDEQSINRLLNQLGYPMTVEETASRLTKIKKDKTNGTTIIVAEASNGEILGFAQWLVLDSLLFEPLTYLIALVVDENSRSKGIGSQLLQRVEEWSKDHGMDGVILHSGVERHKAHCFYEKSGYQIRKEQKNILKLF, from the coding sequence ATGGAAATACGTGAAATGCAACAACAAGATGAGCAATCAATCAATCGATTGTTAAATCAGTTAGGCTACCCAATGACTGTGGAAGAAACAGCAAGTCGACTAACTAAAATCAAAAAAGATAAAACCAACGGTACAACCATTATAGTAGCCGAAGCGAGTAATGGAGAAATTTTAGGTTTTGCCCAGTGGCTAGTATTAGATTCTTTGTTATTTGAACCGCTAACGTATTTAATCGCTTTAGTAGTAGATGAAAATAGCCGTTCAAAAGGAATTGGCAGTCAGTTGTTACAACGCGTGGAGGAATGGAGTAAAGATCATGGAATGGATGGAGTGATTCTGCATTCTGGTGTTGAACGTCACAAGGCTCATTGTTTTTATGAAAAATCAGGTTATCAAATTCGAAAAGAACAGAAAAATATTTTAAAGCTATTTTAA
- a CDS encoding universal stress protein gives MENEYRRILVAVDGSEQSKHAFYKAVEVAKRNNAELVIVQVLDDNKGLNNITQNLKEFAYVLNIEEQKIEENLSDLSSKAKKELNHVRSIFKIGSPKKLIATHIPEKENIDLIIVGATGKNAVELVLVGSVSSYVVTHALCDVLVVRK, from the coding sequence ATGGAAAATGAATATCGACGTATCTTAGTAGCGGTGGACGGATCGGAGCAATCGAAGCATGCGTTTTATAAAGCGGTAGAAGTTGCTAAACGAAATAATGCAGAGTTAGTTATTGTGCAAGTCTTAGATGATAATAAGGGGTTAAACAATATCACTCAAAATCTCAAAGAATTTGCTTATGTATTAAATATTGAAGAACAAAAAATTGAAGAGAATTTATCTGATTTATCAAGTAAAGCAAAAAAAGAGCTGAACCATGTTCGGAGTATATTCAAAATTGGAAGTCCAAAAAAATTAATTGCCACCCATATCCCTGAAAAAGAAAATATCGACTTAATTATTGTAGGTGCTACAGGTAAAAATGCAGTTGAGCTTGTTCTAGTGGGTTCGGTATCAAGTTATGTAGTAACCCATGCGTTATGTGATGTGCTAGTGGTACGTAAATAA
- the comGA gene encoding competence type IV pilus ATPase ComGA → MSESIEEFAKHLIKNLAKRGASDIHILPTRNRYRIYFRTSNELIEWQKVTIELGSRLIAYFKFLANMEVSEKRKPQSGAAELEIGELQKSLRFSTITNFNYQESMVIRLLLSKQDCKLEETTFFPKAIGELQQLVSAKSGLILFSGPVSSGKTTTMYHLVKEQVDKKQSQVITIEDPVEIEQPEFLQTQLNEEAGITYEVILKASLRHHPDILIVGEIRDSQTAKNVLRGALTGHLILASIHAKDTEGVLLRMLELGVSLLQLQQVLLAVVSQRLIAKKCSLCKGNCHFFCTHFPHDHKKATLYEILSYQLLEKRLQELQEEIFNRKQTNGFNEVLRKAYAYGYITKESYQQFQIR, encoded by the coding sequence ATGAGTGAATCGATTGAAGAATTTGCAAAACATTTGATTAAAAATTTAGCAAAAAGAGGCGCAAGTGATATCCATATCTTGCCGACAAGGAACCGTTATCGTATTTACTTTAGAACAAGTAACGAACTAATTGAATGGCAAAAAGTAACTATAGAGTTAGGCTCCCGTTTGATAGCGTATTTTAAATTTTTAGCCAATATGGAGGTCAGTGAAAAACGTAAACCACAAAGTGGCGCAGCTGAACTTGAAATAGGAGAACTACAAAAATCATTACGTTTTTCAACGATCACAAACTTTAATTATCAAGAGTCAATGGTGATTCGTCTATTACTGAGTAAACAAGACTGCAAATTAGAAGAAACAACCTTTTTCCCAAAAGCGATTGGAGAACTGCAGCAATTAGTATCAGCCAAAAGTGGTTTAATTTTATTTTCAGGTCCGGTAAGTTCAGGAAAAACGACGACAATGTATCATTTAGTCAAAGAACAAGTCGATAAAAAGCAAAGTCAAGTTATTACGATAGAAGACCCTGTGGAAATAGAACAACCAGAATTTCTTCAAACTCAGCTTAACGAAGAAGCCGGTATTACCTATGAAGTGATTTTAAAAGCAAGCTTAAGGCATCATCCGGATATTTTGATTGTGGGAGAAATTAGAGATAGTCAAACCGCTAAAAATGTTCTACGTGGCGCGTTAACTGGGCATTTAATTTTAGCGAGCATTCATGCAAAAGATACAGAAGGGGTTCTTTTAAGAATGTTAGAATTAGGTGTTAGCTTGTTGCAGTTGCAACAAGTATTATTGGCGGTTGTAAGCCAACGATTGATTGCGAAAAAATGTTCATTATGTAAGGGGAATTGTCACTTTTTTTGTACCCATTTTCCTCATGATCATAAAAAAGCAACATTATACGAAATTTTATCTTATCAACTATTAGAAAAAAGACTACAAGAGCTTCAAGAAGAAATTTTTAATCGAAAACAAACTAATGGATTTAATGAAGTGTTAAGAAAGGCTTATGCGTATGGATATATTACAAAAGAAAGCTATCAGCAATTTCAAATTAGATAA
- the comGB gene encoding competence type IV pilus assembly protein ComGB has product MDILQKKAISNFKLDKKFTEKRKAYFLIKTGLLIEEGFTLKEALVFLKMIMPKEKVLIQRIITGLGEGHEFHQLLKEKNFNQQITTQLYLAQVHGAFGRTLLTTGKTIEEKITQQQKLKKILSYPLLLMGLMIGIVLAMRILLLPHFEQLFQQQNTQEVSFISRFSIGLILHFPSIFIYFVLGGSLIWFVLNRRLAQLSAIKKTTFFTYVPFLRKMVKHYYTAYFSIEWSHLFKSGCSMQEIIQLMKQKETLPLMQELAVIMEEELSQGKKFNEIFNQFAFFNQEISFIVFHGETTSKLGAELTIYGQDCQKELLEKLEKGLNWIQPLIFMIVAFFILCVYLALLLPMFTMMEGIG; this is encoded by the coding sequence ATGGATATATTACAAAAGAAAGCTATCAGCAATTTCAAATTAGATAAAAAATTTACTGAAAAAAGAAAAGCCTATTTCTTAATAAAAACGGGATTATTAATAGAAGAGGGATTTACTCTTAAAGAAGCCTTAGTATTTTTAAAAATGATTATGCCAAAAGAAAAAGTGTTGATTCAACGTATCATAACTGGACTAGGAGAAGGACATGAATTTCATCAACTTTTAAAAGAAAAAAATTTTAATCAACAAATTACAACTCAACTTTATTTAGCACAAGTTCATGGTGCGTTTGGTCGAACCTTATTGACAACAGGAAAGACTATAGAAGAAAAAATAACACAACAACAAAAATTAAAGAAAATTCTTAGTTACCCTTTGTTATTAATGGGGTTGATGATAGGAATTGTTTTAGCAATGAGAATTTTATTACTGCCGCATTTTGAACAATTATTTCAACAGCAAAATACGCAAGAAGTTTCTTTTATTAGTCGGTTTTCAATTGGTTTGATTCTGCATTTTCCCTCGATTTTTATTTATTTTGTTTTAGGAGGTAGCTTGATTTGGTTTGTATTAAATAGACGTCTCGCTCAATTATCTGCAATAAAAAAAACGACCTTTTTCACTTATGTGCCTTTTTTAAGGAAGATGGTTAAACATTACTATACTGCCTATTTTAGTATTGAATGGAGCCATTTATTTAAAAGTGGCTGTTCAATGCAAGAAATCATTCAGTTAATGAAGCAGAAAGAAACACTGCCTTTAATGCAAGAATTAGCGGTGATAATGGAAGAGGAATTATCACAAGGGAAAAAATTTAATGAAATTTTCAACCAGTTTGCTTTTTTTAACCAAGAAATAAGCTTTATCGTCTTTCATGGCGAAACAACGAGTAAATTGGGAGCGGAACTGACTATTTATGGACAAGATTGTCAAAAAGAACTTCTTGAAAAATTAGAAAAAGGCTTAAATTGGATTCAACCACTGATTTTTATGATTGTCGCTTTTTTCATTTTATGTGTTTACCTAGCACTACTTTTACCAATGTTTACAATGATGGAGGGAATTGGATGA
- the comGC gene encoding competence type IV pilus major pilin ComGC, whose amino-acid sequence MKKKLLNNNGFTLVEMILVLFVISVLLILVIPNVTKQKEKIDHQGTDALVTVVETQIELYQLEKGNVESVTFEMLEKAGYLKNKQVKNAKDKGIKINGTAVSGPP is encoded by the coding sequence ATGAAGAAAAAACTATTAAACAACAACGGATTTACTTTAGTGGAAATGATTCTGGTTTTATTTGTGATTTCGGTGTTGCTCATTCTCGTAATACCTAATGTGACAAAACAAAAAGAAAAAATTGATCATCAAGGAACAGATGCACTCGTGACCGTTGTTGAAACGCAAATTGAACTGTATCAATTAGAAAAAGGAAATGTGGAATCCGTTACTTTTGAAATGTTAGAAAAAGCAGGCTATTTGAAAAATAAACAGGTGAAAAATGCCAAAGATAAAGGGATTAAAATTAATGGGACAGCTGTTAGTGGACCACCTTAA
- the comGD gene encoding competence type IV pilus minor pilin ComGD, translated as MGQLLVDHLKKTNQGFTLLETVLVLIVSSIVLLMPTLIAKSVIEEVKRNLFFEEFQSKLTSMQTVALLSNERAKITVLKAGKIKYEMEGQPAHRLNKALFLPEKLTTPTDKFFYFNSGTGNVSSFSTIYFNSSKKQYQFKFQIGSGRYFFEVLENE; from the coding sequence ATGGGACAGCTGTTAGTGGACCACCTTAAAAAAACCAATCAGGGGTTCACTTTATTAGAAACCGTACTTGTTTTAATTGTCTCAAGTATAGTGTTATTGATGCCGACACTTATCGCTAAGTCAGTTATAGAAGAAGTAAAACGCAATCTATTTTTTGAAGAATTTCAAAGTAAATTGACAAGTATGCAAACCGTAGCGTTACTTTCTAATGAGCGAGCGAAAATTACTGTTTTAAAAGCTGGGAAGATTAAGTATGAAATGGAGGGGCAACCAGCACATCGTTTAAATAAAGCACTTTTTTTACCTGAAAAGCTGACGACACCAACAGATAAGTTTTTTTACTTTAATTCAGGAACGGGCAATGTATCTAGTTTTAGTACAATTTATTTTAATAGTAGCAAAAAGCAATATCAATTTAAATTTCAAATTGGAAGTGGGCGTTATTTTTTTGAAGTATTGGAGAATGAATGA
- the comGF gene encoding competence type IV pilus minor pilin ComGF, translating into MLIKRLTCLKKKYYFTQTLTNQKGFTLIETLCALFILVLSISLLSIGVSQFQLIRRQTFQDRQLEWHLFLNQLEKEWQNQIVIKVTQDNIQTENAKGRISYYENYQKMVRKRTSKGGHQPLLIKVESLTFQKKANSIVLEVQFENQERYRNQLPACFKEELKQ; encoded by the coding sequence TTGTTGATAAAGCGACTCACTTGTCTAAAGAAGAAGTACTACTTCACACAAACTTTGACTAATCAAAAGGGCTTTACGTTAATTGAAACGCTTTGCGCCCTTTTTATCTTAGTTTTAAGTATCTCTCTTCTTTCAATCGGTGTGAGCCAATTTCAATTGATTCGAAGGCAAACTTTTCAAGACCGCCAATTGGAATGGCATTTGTTTTTAAATCAATTAGAAAAAGAATGGCAAAATCAAATCGTAATTAAAGTAACGCAAGATAACATTCAAACTGAAAATGCCAAAGGTAGGATTAGCTACTATGAAAATTATCAGAAGATGGTTCGCAAAAGAACGAGTAAAGGCGGGCATCAACCACTTTTAATAAAAGTTGAAAGTCTGACATTTCAAAAAAAAGCCAATTCAATTGTTCTTGAAGTTCAATTTGAAAATCAAGAAAGGTATCGAAATCAACTTCCAGCTTGTTTTAAAGAGGAGCTGAAACAATGA
- the comGG gene encoding competence type IV pilus minor pilin ComGG gives MNQKGALLPTALVFLILLTLLLLGTLKIYQNQFEQLQVTKDHYQAKTMISLTKKKLKEESHENWTKGKFVFQSGEVEIVKQDAYQFAVQTTLKNSYQEKENIQFSEKEQPN, from the coding sequence ATGAATCAAAAAGGTGCCTTACTCCCAACAGCATTAGTTTTTCTAATCCTTCTTACTTTATTATTACTAGGAACTTTGAAAATCTATCAAAATCAATTCGAACAATTACAGGTGACGAAAGATCACTATCAAGCTAAAACGATGATTTCTTTAACTAAAAAAAAGTTAAAAGAAGAAAGTCATGAAAATTGGACAAAGGGGAAATTTGTATTTCAGTCTGGAGAAGTAGAGATAGTAAAACAAGATGCCTATCAATTTGCTGTACAAACTACATTGAAAAATAGCTATCAAGAAAAAGAAAATATTCAATTTTCAGAAAAAGAGCAACCCAATTAA
- a CDS encoding M24 family metallopeptidase, whose product MNRIEKLRKGMKQRGLDALLVTSPYNLRYVSNFTGTTGLSVITLDEAYFITDFRYTEQVAKQAVGFKIIQNQGPIFDEVVKLVEENKIEAMGFEQDFITFSTFELLEEIIPVETDLVPVSGLIESLREVKETVEIETIKKACSISDAAFNYILGVIKPGMSEIEVANLLDFHMRSLGASGVSFETIVASGLRSAMPHGVASSKLIEKGDFVTLDFGCYYEGYVSDMTRTIAVGEPTEKLKEIYQITLEAQLKVLEVAKPGMTGKELDAVARDHIKSFGYGEAFGHSTGHGIGLEIHEGPNVSKLADKAFVPGNVITNEPGIYLPGIGGVRIEDDLVITSTGNEVIVHSPKELIIL is encoded by the coding sequence ATGAATCGAATTGAAAAATTACGTAAGGGTATGAAACAAAGAGGCTTAGATGCGCTATTAGTAACAAGCCCTTATAATTTACGTTATGTCTCTAACTTTACAGGAACAACGGGTTTAAGTGTTATTACATTAGATGAAGCCTACTTTATAACGGATTTTCGTTATACAGAGCAAGTTGCTAAACAAGCAGTAGGATTTAAAATAATTCAAAATCAAGGTCCAATTTTTGATGAAGTTGTTAAATTAGTTGAAGAAAATAAGATTGAAGCAATGGGATTTGAACAGGATTTTATTACATTTTCAACTTTTGAGTTACTTGAAGAGATTATTCCCGTTGAAACAGATTTAGTACCCGTTTCAGGATTGATTGAAAGTCTTAGAGAAGTAAAAGAAACCGTTGAGATTGAAACCATTAAAAAAGCATGTTCTATTTCAGATGCGGCTTTTAACTATATCTTAGGCGTTATCAAGCCAGGAATGAGTGAAATCGAAGTTGCGAACTTACTTGATTTTCACATGCGCAGTTTGGGTGCCAGTGGCGTTTCTTTTGAAACGATTGTTGCCAGTGGTTTACGTTCAGCAATGCCTCACGGGGTTGCGAGTTCAAAACTGATTGAAAAAGGAGATTTTGTAACCTTAGATTTTGGTTGTTATTATGAAGGTTATGTTTCTGACATGACAAGAACGATTGCAGTTGGTGAACCAACTGAAAAATTAAAAGAAATCTATCAAATTACACTTGAAGCTCAGTTAAAAGTGCTTGAAGTAGCAAAACCTGGTATGACAGGAAAAGAACTAGATGCTGTAGCAAGAGATCATATTAAGAGCTTTGGATATGGTGAAGCTTTCGGTCATTCAACAGGACATGGGATTGGATTAGAGATTCACGAAGGGCCGAATGTTTCCAAACTAGCAGACAAAGCATTTGTGCCAGGTAACGTGATTACGAATGAGCCCGGTATTTATTTGCCAGGAATCGGTGGCGTTCGAATTGAAGATGATTTAGTGATTACGTCAACAGGCAACGAAGTAATTGTTCATTCACCAAAAGAACTAATCATTTTATAA
- the efp gene encoding elongation factor P: protein MISVNDFKTGLTIEFDGGIWRVVEFQHVKPGKGAAFVRSKLKNLRTGAAQEKTFRAGEKVAKAQIDNRKMQYLYESGGAHVFMDSETYDQLELQEAQIEEELKYLKENMEVQIIMYGAETLGVELPNTVELRVAETDPGIRGDTSSGGTKPAKMETGVMINVPFFVNVDDVLIVNTQDNSYVSRA, encoded by the coding sequence ATGATTTCAGTAAATGATTTTAAAACAGGCTTGACAATTGAATTTGATGGCGGAATTTGGCGTGTTGTAGAATTCCAACATGTTAAACCAGGTAAAGGAGCGGCTTTTGTCCGTTCAAAACTTAAAAATCTTAGAACAGGCGCTGCTCAAGAAAAAACTTTCCGTGCGGGAGAAAAAGTAGCAAAAGCACAAATCGATAACCGTAAAATGCAATATTTATATGAAAGTGGTGGCGCTCATGTCTTTATGGACAGCGAAACTTACGATCAATTAGAATTACAAGAGGCGCAAATTGAAGAAGAATTGAAATATTTGAAAGAAAATATGGAAGTTCAAATCATCATGTATGGTGCTGAAACATTAGGTGTTGAGTTGCCAAATACTGTAGAGCTTCGTGTAGCAGAAACAGATCCTGGTATCCGCGGTGATACATCTTCAGGGGGAACAAAACCTGCTAAAATGGAAACAGGTGTCATGATCAACGTTCCTTTCTTTGTTAATGTAGACGATGTTTTAATCGTTAACACACAAGATAATTCATATGTATCAAGAGCTTAA
- a CDS encoding Asp23/Gls24 family envelope stress response protein, which translates to MAEESKLTLQDNKASLGEIEIAPEVIEVISGIAASKVEGVYAMHGSLTSGVTELFGRVNHKKGVRLTVDEEGLKVDVYCYLNYGVAVPKVALEMQEKIRQQLLFMTDIELTEVNIHVVAIIPEKAEIQKLIDLEDEDGEDA; encoded by the coding sequence ATGGCTGAAGAATCAAAATTAACCTTACAAGACAATAAAGCAAGCTTGGGAGAAATTGAAATTGCACCAGAAGTAATAGAAGTGATTTCAGGAATCGCAGCAAGTAAAGTAGAAGGCGTTTATGCAATGCATGGGAGCTTAACTTCAGGAGTGACTGAATTATTTGGACGCGTAAATCATAAAAAAGGTGTCCGTCTAACAGTCGATGAAGAAGGCTTGAAAGTAGATGTTTATTGTTACTTGAATTATGGCGTTGCGGTTCCTAAAGTAGCGTTAGAAATGCAAGAAAAAATTCGTCAACAATTATTGTTTATGACAGATATTGAACTAACTGAAGTCAATATTCATGTTGTAGCAATTATCCCAGAAAAAGCTGAGATTCAAAAGTTAATCGATTTAGAAGATGAAGATGGTGAAGATGCGTGA
- the nusB gene encoding transcription antitermination factor NusB, whose protein sequence is MSLTRREIREKALQTLFQLAANEDLSADQAMQQALTSHEELADEVDRVAVPKYLELLTSGVTEHQAVIDAKIEENLANWSMKRLAKTDLMILRIAIFEMLYVTDVPAKVALNEALEITKLYSDEKSRKFVNGVLAKVADELAE, encoded by the coding sequence GTGAGTTTAACAAGACGCGAGATTAGAGAAAAAGCTTTACAAACATTATTCCAACTAGCTGCTAACGAAGATCTTTCTGCGGATCAAGCGATGCAACAGGCTTTAACAAGTCACGAAGAGCTTGCTGACGAGGTAGACAGAGTTGCAGTACCTAAATATTTGGAATTATTAACTTCAGGAGTTACCGAACATCAAGCAGTCATTGATGCAAAAATTGAAGAAAATCTAGCAAATTGGTCAATGAAACGCTTAGCAAAAACCGATTTAATGATTTTACGTATTGCTATTTTTGAAATGCTTTATGTGACGGACGTTCCTGCTAAAGTGGCTTTGAATGAAGCTCTTGAAATTACAAAACTTTACAGTGATGAAAAATCTCGTAAATTTGTTAACGGAGTTCTAGCAAAAGTAGCCGATGAACTAGCTGAATAA
- a CDS encoding bifunctional methylenetetrahydrofolate dehydrogenase/methenyltetrahydrofolate cyclohydrolase has product MDGKGLADEMQIDMQEMVAELKNKGITPGLVVLLVGENPASQTYVKNKEKRAIALGFHSVVERYPATISEAELLEEIEKFNQDDDFHGILVQLPLPEHIDADKVLNAIDSTKDVDGFHPINMGKLLIGKPDMIPCTPYGIMKLLARYNIDISGKNAVIIGRSNIVGKPMAQLLLMEDATVTIAHSKTKNLVEVAKQADILVVAIGRGHFVTKEFIKPGAVVIDVGMNRDENGKLIGDVATSEVSEVAGFLTPVPKGVGPMTITMLLYQTIKNARKKGNQ; this is encoded by the coding sequence ATGGATGGTAAAGGTTTGGCAGATGAAATGCAAATAGATATGCAAGAAATGGTTGCAGAATTAAAAAACAAGGGAATTACACCTGGTTTAGTTGTATTACTAGTAGGCGAAAATCCGGCCAGTCAAACCTACGTTAAAAATAAGGAAAAAAGAGCGATTGCACTAGGTTTTCATTCTGTTGTAGAACGTTATCCAGCGACGATTTCAGAAGCTGAATTATTAGAAGAAATTGAAAAATTCAATCAAGATGATGACTTTCATGGTATACTAGTGCAGTTGCCATTACCTGAACATATTGATGCAGATAAAGTACTAAATGCGATTGATTCAACAAAAGACGTGGATGGCTTTCATCCTATAAATATGGGGAAATTATTAATTGGAAAACCAGATATGATTCCATGCACTCCTTATGGTATTATGAAATTATTAGCACGTTATAATATTGACATTTCCGGGAAAAATGCCGTAATTATTGGCCGTAGCAATATTGTTGGCAAACCAATGGCTCAGCTTTTATTAATGGAGGATGCAACTGTTACTATCGCTCACTCTAAAACAAAAAATTTAGTTGAGGTTGCAAAACAGGCAGATATTTTGGTTGTTGCAATAGGACGAGGTCATTTTGTAACAAAAGAATTTATCAAACCTGGTGCAGTTGTGATCGATGTCGGAATGAATCGTGATGAGAACGGCAAATTGATTGGAGACGTGGCAACGAGTGAGGTTAGCGAAGTAGCTGGATTTTTAACACCAGTTCCAAAAGGCGTAGGCCCGATGACGATTACAATGTTGCTTTATCAAACAATCAAAAATGCACGTAAAAAAGGAAATCAATAG
- the xseA gene encoding exodeoxyribonuclease VII large subunit, producing MTTEYLTVTALTKYIKRKFDQDPYLERIYLTGEISNFRMRPNAHQYFSLKDNQAKISAIMFKPAFQKLKFTPEEGMKVLIVGRISLYEASGNYQIYVEHMEPDGVGALYQALEETKKKLRLEGLFDAPKQLISTFPKKIAVITSPTGAVVRDIMTTVKRRYPIVQLVIFPTLVQGNQAAKDIVKNIKLVEEIGDFDTMIIARGGGSIEDLWPFNEEIVARAIFEATTPSISSVGHETDTTIADLVADVRAATPTAAAELSVPLLADELMKIEQLKLRLMQAFKGKIDVLDHRLNRSLSSYIFKQPERLYEGYAQNLDIATEGLFRNIEEKINQNNHRLSLLELRLKAHNPTQLVEQKQQEIAVLTQQLSLQMRRYMDEKIQTIHVLMQSLDYLSPLKIMDRGYSYVTKNGEVIKESEQVKKDEVIEIHLHKGKIEAKVTKKVEEI from the coding sequence TTGACGACAGAATATTTAACTGTTACAGCACTAACGAAATACATTAAACGTAAATTTGATCAAGACCCTTATTTAGAGCGAATCTATTTAACAGGAGAAATTTCAAATTTTAGAATGCGTCCAAATGCGCATCAATATTTTAGCTTAAAAGACAATCAGGCTAAGATTTCTGCAATTATGTTTAAACCTGCTTTTCAAAAATTGAAGTTTACGCCTGAAGAGGGAATGAAAGTCCTAATTGTTGGTCGCATCTCTTTATATGAAGCCAGTGGAAATTATCAAATCTACGTAGAACATATGGAACCTGATGGTGTAGGTGCTTTGTATCAAGCTTTAGAAGAAACTAAAAAAAAATTACGACTAGAAGGATTGTTTGATGCACCAAAGCAATTAATCTCAACTTTCCCTAAAAAAATAGCTGTCATTACGAGTCCAACTGGAGCTGTTGTAAGAGATATTATGACCACGGTTAAAAGACGTTATCCAATTGTACAGTTAGTAATTTTTCCTACATTAGTTCAAGGGAATCAAGCAGCAAAAGATATTGTTAAAAACATTAAACTAGTAGAAGAAATCGGCGATTTTGATACGATGATTATCGCTCGTGGTGGTGGCTCGATTGAAGATTTGTGGCCATTTAATGAAGAAATTGTTGCAAGAGCTATTTTTGAAGCCACGACTCCAAGTATCTCCTCAGTAGGACATGAAACGGATACAACAATTGCTGATTTAGTAGCAGATGTGAGAGCAGCTACACCAACTGCAGCAGCAGAATTATCCGTACCATTATTAGCAGATGAACTTATGAAGATAGAACAATTAAAACTTCGCTTAATGCAAGCTTTTAAAGGTAAAATTGACGTATTAGATCATCGTCTAAATCGTAGTTTAAGTTCGTATATTTTTAAACAACCTGAGCGTCTATATGAAGGTTATGCTCAAAATTTAGATATAGCAACTGAGGGATTGTTTCGCAATATAGAAGAGAAAATTAATCAAAATAATCATCGTTTAAGTTTGCTGGAATTAAGACTAAAAGCTCATAATCCAACACAATTAGTTGAACAAAAACAACAAGAAATAGCGGTTTTAACCCAGCAACTATCTCTTCAAATGAGACGCTATATGGATGAAAAAATACAAACTATTCACGTGTTAATGCAGTCTCTTGATTATTTAAGTCCTTTAAAAATCATGGATCGTGGGTATAGTTATGTCACTAAAAATGGTGAAGTGATTAAAGAATCAGAACAAGTTAAAAAAGATGAAGTGATTGAAATTCATTTGCATAAAGGAAAAATTGAAGCAAAAGTGACTAAGAAAGTAGAGGAAATCTAA